GGCTCAGGATTTTGAGCAGGGTAGATTTGCCCGCGCCGTTGCGTCCGATGATGCCGACGACTTCGCCTTGTTCAATTTCAAAGGAAACATCTTTGAGCGCCCAGAAATCTTCTTCTGAAGGGGACTGGGAGTTAGGGGCTAGGGACTGGGAGCGAAAGAGCGATTTAGCGCGGTTCGCAATGACATCGCGCAAGGCCGTATAGCGTTCGCGTTGCTGGTGCTGGATGCGGTACTTTTTGCCTAGATTTTCGACGCGGATTACGACTGACACAAATGATAGTTGAGAATCGTGATAAAACTTTCAGGGCCGAACAATTTAGCCACAGAAGTACAGAGACACAGAGCTTTTCAGCGTGTTGGCACCGTTCTCCGTCTTCCTTCGTGTCTCTGTGCCTCTGTGGCAAATCTTCGCGTAGAGATTTCAGCCGGACAGCAAAGATGGCAGGCAGGAATGAAAAGCGGTGATAAATCCTTGCACTCCAAATATCGCCTCATTGCAACATTGTTAGGTAAGTTTATACGCAGCGCGCATCCAATCAGCGGTGATTTGCATACCCGCTTCCAAGCTATAGGAATTCTGATGGCCCAAATCGCGAACGGATTTGCTGGTATCCACCAGCTTTTTCGTCGTCGTTAGTATCTCTGCTTCTTTGTAACGAACCAGGCCCGCATCAGCGCCTGTTACTTTTAGGATGACGTCTGAAAGCTCTTCGATGGAATGCAACTGATTGCCACCAATGTTATAGGTTTCCCCGGGCTTAAAATTATCAACGATATTCGCCAGCGTTCTGACTGTATCGGCTAAGTATGTTGAAGTGCGCGCGTGACCCCGGTATACCGTCCAAGGCAATCCGTGCAAGGCGCAATACAAAAAGCGACAATTGACTGAGCGATAAGGGCTGTAATACTCACCCGGCCCATAGGTATTGAATAACCGCACGACGACAGATTCGGTTTTGTATTGAATCGCTGAGTTACGAATTTGCATTTCGTTGACCCATTTGGTCATCGCATAATCATTCATCTGTTTGATTTCATGATCATCCATCACCGATTCCACCATGAGGTTGGGCCAATCGCCATAAACCTCAGAGGAAGAGAAATGAATCAGGCGAAAGCCGAGACGCTCTTGCAACCGGATGATGTTTTTGGCGCCAATGGCATTGGTTTGCCAGAGTGTTTCATAGAAATCTTCGCCATTCCAGCGGCCAAATTCGGCGGCGCAGTTATAAACATAATCAAACGGCCCCAGCACTTCGATAACACGTTCGATCTGGCGAAACTCGCCAATGTCGCACCGCGCATACAACGGCGCGGCTAAATCGGAACCCAGCGTAAAGCCGATTTCATCTGCGTCGTGGCGCGTATCACAAGAAACCACATGATGCCCACGGGATCGCAATTCCTTTATTAGGCCCGCGCCCACAGTACCTAAACCACCGGTAACGAGAATTCTACGCATCTATTATTTCTTAGGATTAATTGCCTTGTTGCGAATACGTATTTATAAAGCAAGAACAAAAAACTAAGCTGCTAACAAGGGGATTAATTCATTAGGCTGAACGGGAGGGATATTCTTTTGCGAAAGAATTTGATTTAGTTCTTGTAACATAGCGCTAATCTGATCAGGCGCTAAAAACTCTATCCCAATCGGTTGCCCATCGCTACCGTAATCAATCAATATCCCTTCACCGTGGCGTTCAGTCCGCTGACTTTTTTCACCTGGCTTACGCTGAAGATAAAAGTAAGCTGCCATCACTTTACCTTTGCGAAAAGTAACATCCAAATAACGGTGTTTCATCTCATTAATCCAGTGGGTAAGCTGTTATAACAATCAACAGATGCGCATCATGGTCAGGTTCGACAATCACTTCCCAATGACGACGTTGATGCTTGGTTTTGATTACCCAGCGGCCTTCGACCACATTTTTGCGATAGCCGCTGGCTTTTTCAAGCATAGCCCGTAAATCAACTTCATTGAAATCCCGGTCAATCATCCGCTCTTCCAGGTGTGGCGTTAACTCTAGCTCCCATTCCCACCACGCGGGCCAATTGGCAGGCATTTCAAATCCTCAAATTACATCGGCAAAGGTGCGTTCAACGCGCCGGAAATACCAGGTGCCGGTGAGACACAGAATCAGCGTAAACATGATCGAGGCCAGCAAGCCGGGCCAGAAAATGGCTGATTGACCGCGCAACAATGCCCAGCGGAATCCGTCAATCACGCCAACCATCGGGTTGCAGGCATACACCAACCGCCAGGGGCCGGTGATCAGAGCGCTGCTAAACCCGACGGGAGAGACATACAAACCGAATTGCACCAGAAACGGGACGATGTAGCGAAAGTCCCGATATTCGACATTCAATGCGCACAACCATAAGCCCGCGCCAAACGCTGCGCCAAAGGCCAGCAGGATAAACAGCGGCAAGGTGAACACACGCCAATCGGGCGCAAATTGATACCACACCATCAGCGCTGCCATCAGGATGAGCGTAATCAAAAAGTCTACGAAAGAGGTAATCACAGAGCTGGCCGGGACGATCAAGCGCGGGAAATAGATTTTTGAAATCAGGTTGGCATTGCCGATCAAACTGTTGCTTGATTCGCTCAAGGCGGTCGAAAAGAATTGCCAGGGCAACATGGCGGCAAAGACCAGCAACGGATAAGGCAGATCGCCGGGCGCGGGCAGCTTGGCGACTTTGCTAAACACGACGGTGAAAACGACCATCGTCAAAAATGGACGAATCAGCGCCCAGGCAATGCCAATGACGGTTTGTTTATACCGAACCAGAATGTCGCGCCACGCCAGAAAGTAAAACAATTCGCGGTACCGCCACAGATCGCGCCAATAATTTTTGTGGGCGCGACCCGGTTCCAAAATCAAATCGAATTGTTCGGGTGTTTCTATGATGGCGGACATGTTAATGGCGGGGTTGTTGTGCTAAACGCAAAACGGCGCGCGAATGGTTGGCGCGAAGCCGCATATTCGCAACAAAGGCATTGTTGCAGCGGCTACGATTTGCCGAGGACGCTGCCGGGAAAGCTCGCCCAGCGTGTTTATGTCAGGCTGCGACGGTTTCTGGAAGGTAGTAGCGACGCCAACCGATGGGCAGACAAATCCTCTGCTAGAAACCTTCTAAGGAAACCTCGTGACGAGGCAGCTTCGAATTTTGAAAATGAGTTTGGTGCACTCTGTTCCAGAGTGCTATTACAATCTTACCGTACCTAATAGATTTTCAATCCCGTTTCACCCTTTTCACCGGACGCAGGGCAGGCAGAAGAGAAATCCATTATTGCTATTCAACAACAAAGCTAAAAATCAAACTCCCAGATCGAAGTCTCGCCTTACCCAATCTGTCAGTTCTCATTAACTACTGAAAAATGATTTTAGGAATGAACTGGAAATAACTCTGCCTAACCACGGTGGGCATGGGCACAAGGAGGAAATCAAACAGTCTGAGAGGGGCTTTCCCCGTGCCCCCGGTGTTCCCCGTGGTTGATTTGGCAGTGTTGTTTTCAAGCCATTCCTGAGTGGAATTGGGATGTTTGCCATTTTGTCATAGCAACCTGCACCTCACTCCGACTAGCCAAACCACGTGACAAATCCAATTGACTTGCCTGAAGCTAACTTATCAATCCTGGAGGATCTGCAAATAGCACTGTTGAGAAAATACTACTGGTATTTGTACTTACCGTTGATTGAATATCACGATAGCTCAACACCTTATCGAACATCAAGCATTAAAGATCACCCGCTCCCAACTTCCATTGTAGTAAGTTGAATCAGGCACATCGAAGATTGATCAGATAACCAGATTACACATGACACACGCTGGTAAGGTAAGCCAAAACTAAACCAATACCTTAAATTGGTTATGAGGATGGGGATGATGTGAGTTACAAAAGATATTCGAAAGGTGAATCGAATTGATTAAGCTAAGCACCGAGATATTTATAGCATTCAACATTTCTTCCGTCAACAGTGCCTCACATGTAACACTCGGCAGCTATCATTCAAAGGTGACTGAGTTTATACCCAACACAGGCAACAATCCCGCATTTCATACACGTAAAGATGGCTCTCGCATTGCCAATTCGGTGTCGCTGAAGCTGCCTGCTGCTTTGCGGCGCACCCGTAGTACGGCAATTTTGGTCGCGTGATTGAACGGTGCAGGATCAGTCACTGTTGACGCGGTTCTCGCGGTTTCATAGCCTGCGCAATCCAACGGGACTGTGAGCAATTCTTCGACAGCCAGATACCCGTCGGCGCAAAGCGCCTGCAAGACGCGCAGATACTCGCCGCCACTAACATAAAGTGCATTGTTGATGGCGACCAGCCAGCCGCCATCGTTGATCAGCGGACGCACTTTGTTAATCAGCCGGGCGAAGTTGTTTTCGGTGTCAACCACTCCTTTGGCTGTGGCGGCAAAAAATGGCGGATCGAGAAAGACGCCATCGAAGCGTGTCTTTTCACGATTCAGGCGGCTGATCAAGGGCCAGAAATCTCCGGCCAGAAAGTCTCGCCGGTCAATCGAAAACCCGTTTAACATACAGGAGGTTTTCGCCACATTCAGAAACTCGCGCTTGAGATCGAGTTGCACCACGCGCGCTGCCCCGCCCGCCCGCGCGGCAATCCCCAAACTGCCGGTGTAAGCAAACGTGTTGAGCACGCTTTTTCCCCGCACGTTGCGCAAGGCCCATTCACGCACGTTGCGCGTATCCAGATAAAAGCCGGCATCCTGATTCAGCCGAACATCCAGTGCGTACCATACGCCGTGTTCACGTACCTTGCGGCAAGGCTGGGTGCCGTACAGCAACCGCCCGTTGCGCGCTTCGGCACTTTCGGCATTGCGTTGTTTGAGGACTATGGCTCGCAGCCAAGGCAAACGCGCCTGATAAAACTGCTGGGCCTGCCGCACGGCAGCGCTTGCCGTTTCAGGCCGTTCGGCATAATCGTGCAGCACCAGGGTTTGTGCATACAGATCAGCCACCAAGGCAGGCCAACCCTCACTAAAGCCATTGAACAAACGGAAGGCGGTTTGATGGCGTTCCTCGAATAAGCCGGCGCGCGCCGATAAGGCAGCGCCCAGGCACGCTTCAAGCGTAGTTATGATTTCAGTCATGTGGCGGGAAGGTAACAGTTGAGGCTGAGCGCGGCAACCCTAGCTTTCAGGCAAAAGCTTTCAGGCAAACAAATCAGTCACGGGTTTGAACCCAACGTATTTCGTGCCTGACGCCGGTTCGACGTAATGAAACGCGCGGCCCGACGGCGTGTTGTCAATCCGCTTCGTCCAATCAATGCCGAGCGCCGAATAGATCGTGCAGGCGATGTCTTCCATATAAATCGGGCGCTGGCCCGACCAACCGGCTTCGACAATCTGACCGCCCGCCGCGTCGGTTTTGCCGATGACCGCGCCGCGCCGCACGCCGCCGCCCACGAACA
This Acidobacteriota bacterium DNA region includes the following protein-coding sequences:
- a CDS encoding NAD(P)-dependent oxidoreductase, translated to MRRILVTGGLGTVGAGLIKELRSRGHHVVSCDTRHDADEIGFTLGSDLAAPLYARCDIGEFRQIERVIEVLGPFDYVYNCAAEFGRWNGEDFYETLWQTNAIGAKNIIRLQERLGFRLIHFSSSEVYGDWPNLMVESVMDDHEIKQMNDYAMTKWVNEMQIRNSAIQYKTESVVVRLFNTYGPGEYYSPYRSVNCRFLYCALHGLPWTVYRGHARTSTYLADTVRTLANIVDNFKPGETYNIGGNQLHSIEELSDVILKVTGADAGLVRYKEAEILTTTKKLVDTSKSVRDLGHQNSYSLEAGMQITADWMRAAYKLT
- a CDS encoding DUF2283 domain-containing protein, whose protein sequence is MKHRYLDVTFRKGKVMAAYFYLQRKPGEKSQRTERHGEGILIDYGSDGQPIGIEFLAPDQISAMLQELNQILSQKNIPPVQPNELIPLLAA
- a CDS encoding DUF4258 domain-containing protein; this encodes MPANWPAWWEWELELTPHLEERMIDRDFNEVDLRAMLEKASGYRKNVVEGRWVIKTKHQRRHWEVIVEPDHDAHLLIVITAYPLD
- a CDS encoding ABC transporter permease, whose translation is MSAIIETPEQFDLILEPGRAHKNYWRDLWRYRELFYFLAWRDILVRYKQTVIGIAWALIRPFLTMVVFTVVFSKVAKLPAPGDLPYPLLVFAAMLPWQFFSTALSESSNSLIGNANLISKIYFPRLIVPASSVITSFVDFLITLILMAALMVWYQFAPDWRVFTLPLFILLAFGAAFGAGLWLCALNVEYRDFRYIVPFLVQFGLYVSPVGFSSALITGPWRLVYACNPMVGVIDGFRWALLRGQSAIFWPGLLASIMFTLILCLTGTWYFRRVERTFADVI
- a CDS encoding class I SAM-dependent methyltransferase — translated: MTEIITTLEACLGAALSARAGLFEERHQTAFRLFNGFSEGWPALVADLYAQTLVLHDYAERPETASAAVRQAQQFYQARLPWLRAIVLKQRNAESAEARNGRLLYGTQPCRKVREHGVWYALDVRLNQDAGFYLDTRNVREWALRNVRGKSVLNTFAYTGSLGIAARAGGAARVVQLDLKREFLNVAKTSCMLNGFSIDRRDFLAGDFWPLISRLNREKTRFDGVFLDPPFFAATAKGVVDTENNFARLINKVRPLINDGGWLVAINNALYVSGGEYLRVLQALCADGYLAVEELLTVPLDCAGYETARTASTVTDPAPFNHATKIAVLRVRRKAAGSFSDTELAMREPSLRV